The proteins below are encoded in one region of Asticcacaulis excentricus CB 48:
- a CDS encoding GNAT family N-acetyltransferase, translating to MTDILRADYLNPTHAQAILTLMQVYAKDPMGGGTPLSDDVAEALVERLAAFPTAFAVLAFVEGQPAGLANCFEGFSTFAAKPLINVHDLIVAPAFRGQGIARALFAEIEVIARERHACKVTLEVLEGNATARRLYEALGFGDYVLDPAMGRALFWQKML from the coding sequence ATGACCGATATCCTTCGCGCTGATTATCTCAATCCGACGCACGCGCAGGCCATCCTTACCCTGATGCAGGTATATGCCAAAGATCCGATGGGCGGCGGGACGCCGCTGTCGGATGACGTAGCTGAAGCTCTGGTCGAGCGGTTGGCGGCATTTCCGACGGCCTTTGCCGTACTGGCTTTCGTCGAAGGGCAACCCGCGGGACTTGCCAACTGTTTCGAAGGCTTTTCGACCTTTGCCGCCAAGCCGTTGATCAATGTCCACGATCTGATCGTCGCACCGGCGTTTCGCGGCCAGGGCATCGCCCGCGCCCTATTCGCGGAAATCGAAGTCATTGCCCGCGAACGCCACGCCTGCAAGGTGACCCTCGAAGTGCTGGAAGGCAACGCAACGGCGCGGCGTCTTTATGAGGCGCTGGGTTTCGGCGACTACGTGCTCGACCCGGCCATGGGCCGCGCCCTGTTCTGGCAAAAGATGCTTTAG
- a CDS encoding HD-GYP domain-containing protein, which yields MPAPKLPEISPDRLKLSELISAFSYALDITEGQPEGHCVRCCYIGMHIAEELGFSAAQKWELYYVLLLKDLGCSSNAARICQLYLTDDLSFKRDFKDIDTGLSDVLGFVMAHTGLKADLAERFRAVVNIFRNGGEISRELIETRCTRGADIARQLRFPEPVAIGIRDLDEHWDGRGQPQGLRRQAISPYARIALLCQCVDVFFKSRGKEAALREILNRAGTWFEPETADAFFEVASRNGFWEGLCAPDLVQCIQSMEPAHQEVALDEDYLDDIAIAFGQVVDSKSPYTAGHSSRVALYTDMMAEVMGLDAGARRWLKRAALLHDVGKLGVSNTILDKPGRLDGEEWAQMQAHALYTETILSRIGAFSELARIAGAHHERLDGKGYPHGLSAEEISLETRIISTADFFDALTADRPYRPALPIWKALEIIGQSVGDAIDPTCFEALKQAIDRIETDAKAGTVSFDATERPVQKVA from the coding sequence ATGCCTGCGCCGAAACTCCCCGAAATCTCACCTGACCGGCTGAAACTGTCTGAATTGATCAGCGCCTTTTCCTATGCGCTCGACATTACCGAAGGGCAACCGGAAGGGCACTGCGTGCGCTGCTGCTATATCGGTATGCACATCGCCGAGGAACTCGGCTTTTCAGCGGCTCAGAAGTGGGAACTTTATTATGTCCTGCTGCTCAAGGATCTGGGCTGTTCATCCAATGCGGCGCGCATCTGTCAGCTTTATCTGACCGATGATCTGAGCTTTAAACGTGACTTCAAGGACATCGACACCGGCCTGTCGGACGTGCTTGGCTTTGTCATGGCGCATACGGGGCTGAAGGCCGATCTGGCTGAACGCTTCCGTGCCGTGGTCAATATTTTTCGGAATGGCGGCGAGATTTCGCGCGAACTGATCGAGACGCGGTGCACGCGCGGCGCCGATATTGCGCGCCAACTGCGCTTCCCGGAGCCCGTCGCCATCGGTATCCGCGATCTGGACGAGCACTGGGACGGACGCGGTCAGCCGCAAGGCCTGCGGCGTCAGGCCATATCCCCCTATGCCCGCATCGCGCTTCTGTGTCAGTGTGTCGATGTGTTTTTCAAAAGCCGCGGCAAGGAGGCCGCCTTGCGTGAAATCCTCAATCGCGCCGGGACATGGTTCGAGCCGGAAACCGCCGATGCCTTCTTTGAAGTGGCGTCGCGCAACGGGTTCTGGGAGGGGTTGTGTGCGCCCGATCTGGTCCAGTGCATTCAGTCCATGGAACCAGCGCACCAAGAAGTCGCGCTTGACGAAGACTATCTCGACGATATCGCCATCGCCTTTGGTCAGGTTGTCGATTCCAAAAGCCCATATACGGCGGGTCATTCGTCACGGGTTGCCCTTTATACTGATATGATGGCCGAGGTCATGGGGCTCGACGCCGGCGCGCGGCGCTGGCTGAAACGCGCCGCCCTGCTGCACGATGTCGGCAAGCTGGGAGTATCGAACACCATTCTCGACAAGCCTGGGCGGCTTGACGGCGAAGAGTGGGCGCAGATGCAGGCCCATGCCCTTTATACGGAAACCATACTGTCGCGCATCGGGGCCTTCTCGGAGCTAGCCCGCATTGCGGGGGCGCACCATGAGCGGTTAGACGGCAAAGGTTATCCGCACGGCCTTAGCGCCGAGGAAATCAGTCTGGAAACGCGTATCATTTCGACGGCGGACTTCTTCGACGCCCTAACCGCCGACCGCCCCTACCGCCCGGCCCTGCCGATCTGGAAGGCGCTGGAGATAATCGGGCAAAGCGTCGGCGATGCCATCGACCCGACCTGTTTTGAAGCGTTGAAACAAGCCATTGATCGTATCGAAACCGATGCAAAGGCGGGTACGGTCAGCTTCGATGCCACTGAACGCCCGGTGCAGAAGGTCGCGTAA
- a CDS encoding tyrosine-type recombinase/integrase translates to MRGTKLTLAYINRYTDRHGNTRHYFRRPGHKQVALPGKPGSKEFMAAYQAALSGSEGKPRIGASKEKPGSFGALLSVYYDSAKFRNELKPQSQKAYRILLEQFRELEVTPGVKAGDCLVKDFRPAHLNKLVIDGLADRPGQAKNMIKCLRGVFKCAIRNEMIDSNPAREVETPKAKSKDGIPAWSDADIEAFCKHWPSGTKQRLALALLLYTGQRRSDVARMGRQHVREGRIHVRQMKTDARLAIRIHSELQKELDLVPPGQMTFMLTEWGKPFSLAGFSIWFKKQAEDAGVQDRSAHGLRKAAGRMLAEAGCTAKQIMAILGHQSMTEAERYTRTADQEKLGDGAMELFEAKTRT, encoded by the coding sequence ATGCGCGGCACGAAATTGACCCTCGCCTATATCAACCGATACACGGATCGGCATGGGAACACGCGCCACTACTTCAGAAGGCCCGGCCATAAGCAGGTCGCGCTTCCGGGGAAGCCCGGATCCAAAGAGTTTATGGCGGCGTATCAGGCTGCGTTGAGCGGTTCGGAAGGCAAGCCGAGGATTGGGGCAAGCAAAGAGAAGCCGGGCAGCTTCGGCGCACTCCTGTCTGTTTACTATGACTCGGCCAAATTCAGGAACGAACTGAAGCCGCAGAGCCAGAAGGCTTACCGCATTCTGCTAGAGCAGTTCCGAGAGCTGGAAGTGACTCCGGGGGTCAAGGCCGGCGACTGTCTTGTGAAAGACTTCAGACCTGCGCACTTAAACAAACTGGTGATTGACGGTCTTGCCGACAGACCGGGCCAAGCCAAGAACATGATCAAGTGCCTGCGCGGCGTGTTCAAATGCGCGATCAGGAACGAAATGATTGACTCCAACCCTGCGCGCGAGGTGGAGACCCCCAAGGCAAAGAGCAAAGACGGCATACCCGCTTGGTCGGATGCGGACATTGAGGCCTTCTGCAAACACTGGCCATCCGGAACAAAGCAACGTCTGGCACTGGCGCTGCTGCTATATACCGGTCAACGTCGCAGTGATGTCGCCCGCATGGGCCGACAGCACGTTCGTGAGGGCCGGATCCACGTCAGACAGATGAAGACGGACGCCCGCCTTGCTATCCGCATTCACTCCGAGCTGCAAAAGGAACTGGATCTTGTCCCGCCTGGACAAATGACCTTCATGCTGACCGAGTGGGGCAAGCCCTTCTCACTGGCCGGGTTCAGCATCTGGTTTAAAAAGCAGGCTGAGGACGCTGGAGTTCAAGACCGCAGCGCTCACGGCCTCAGGAAGGCGGCCGGACGAATGCTCGCCGAGGCGGGCTGCACTGCCAAACAGATCATGGCAATCCTTGGCCACCAGAGCATGACGGAGGCCGAACGATACACACGGACGGCCGATCAGGAAAAGCTAGGGGACGGCGCTATGGAGCTATTTGAGGCAAAAACCAGAACTTGA
- a CDS encoding class 1 fructose-bisphosphatase, producing MPVTLTAFLEGHSDLPQSLKTLIAAMAETCAVIGRTVNLSAVNDLQGALEQENVQGEVQKQLDVIANDIMLEEARWKGMVRGLASEEMDDYVAFDKGDYLLFFDPIDGSSNVDVNGVVGTIFSVLPAPQGDLSLSDFLRPGREQVAAGYAAYGPQTILVLTVGKGVVAFTPDADGVWIQTKTAMTVPSTTREFAINMSNHRHWFPGIQRYIDECVAGKDGPRGADFNMRWLASMVGDVHRILTRGGIFMYPGDTKRAEGKLRLMYEANPIGFLIEQAGGKATNGTTRILDLQPTGLHQRTGVVLGSAEEVARVAEYLSA from the coding sequence ATGCCAGTGACATTGACCGCCTTCCTCGAAGGCCATAGCGACCTACCGCAAAGCCTCAAAACCCTGATCGCCGCCATGGCAGAGACCTGCGCCGTGATCGGCCGCACGGTAAACCTCAGCGCCGTCAACGATCTGCAAGGCGCGCTGGAACAGGAAAACGTGCAGGGCGAGGTGCAAAAGCAGCTCGATGTCATTGCCAACGACATTATGCTCGAAGAAGCGCGCTGGAAGGGCATGGTGCGCGGTCTGGCGTCCGAAGAGATGGACGATTACGTCGCCTTCGATAAGGGTGACTATCTGTTATTCTTCGATCCCATCGACGGGTCGAGCAATGTTGATGTCAACGGCGTGGTTGGCACCATTTTTTCCGTCCTGCCCGCGCCGCAGGGTGATTTAAGCCTGAGCGACTTCCTGCGACCGGGCCGCGAGCAGGTCGCCGCTGGATATGCGGCCTATGGTCCGCAAACCATCCTCGTACTCACCGTAGGCAAGGGCGTCGTGGCCTTCACCCCGGATGCCGACGGCGTGTGGATACAGACCAAAACCGCCATGACGGTTCCGTCGACGACGCGCGAATTTGCCATCAACATGTCCAATCACCGCCACTGGTTCCCTGGCATTCAGCGCTATATCGATGAGTGCGTGGCCGGTAAGGACGGCCCGCGCGGCGCCGACTTCAACATGCGGTGGCTGGCATCTATGGTCGGCGACGTTCATCGCATTCTCACGCGCGGCGGCATCTTCATGTACCCAGGCGATACGAAGCGCGCCGAGGGCAAGCTGCGTCTGATGTACGAAGCCAATCCTATCGGCTTCCTGATCGAGCAGGCGGGCGGCAAGGCCACCAACGGCACCACGCGAATCCTCGACCTTCAGCCGACGGGCCTGCACCAGCGCACAGGCGTGGTGCTGGGCTCCGCCGAAGAGGTCGCGCGCGTGGCGGAATATCTTAGCGCCTGA
- a CDS encoding DUF1428 domain-containing protein: MSDVTISETPTTYVDGFVCPVKAENRDAYLKSAQVTATLFKELGALAVVENWGDDVPEGKLTSLPMAVKLEAGEVVVFSWVVWPSKEVRNTAWEKAQADPRMAEMDMPFDGKRLIYGGFQTIFTA; encoded by the coding sequence ATGTCTGATGTCACTATCTCTGAAACCCCCACCACCTATGTCGATGGCTTTGTCTGTCCGGTCAAAGCCGAAAACCGCGATGCTTATCTGAAATCCGCGCAGGTCACCGCCACCCTCTTTAAGGAACTGGGTGCGCTGGCCGTGGTCGAAAACTGGGGCGATGACGTGCCAGAAGGCAAATTGACCTCGCTGCCCATGGCCGTAAAGCTCGAAGCGGGCGAGGTCGTAGTCTTTTCATGGGTCGTCTGGCCCTCAAAAGAGGTGCGCAATACTGCCTGGGAGAAGGCGCAGGCCGATCCGCGCATGGCCGAGATGGACATGCCCTTTGACGGCAAGCGCCTGATCTATGGCGGCTTTCAGACGATCTTTACGGCTTGA
- a CDS encoding RNA pyrophosphohydrolase, which yields MTKDLSEYRPNVGIVVLNAQDKVWIGHRFGMSGDYAWQFPQGGVDAGEDLESAARRELFEETGLSTIDILGCTSDWIVYDFPPEVLAQKKIGRNFKGQKQIWYFVRFSGPDSEVNLQAHGEQEFDRWEWCDLDQVIERVVHFKRDSYRSVIGELKTLLGKG from the coding sequence ATGACCAAGGATTTATCTGAGTACCGCCCCAATGTGGGCATCGTCGTCCTCAACGCGCAGGACAAGGTATGGATCGGCCACCGTTTCGGCATGAGTGGCGACTACGCCTGGCAGTTTCCGCAAGGCGGCGTTGATGCCGGCGAAGACCTTGAATCCGCCGCCCGGCGTGAGCTTTTTGAGGAAACCGGCCTGAGTACCATCGACATTCTCGGCTGCACCTCCGACTGGATCGTCTACGACTTCCCCCCCGAAGTTCTGGCGCAGAAGAAGATCGGTCGCAATTTCAAGGGCCAGAAGCAGATCTGGTACTTTGTGCGATTTAGTGGCCCCGACAGCGAAGTGAACCTTCAGGCGCACGGCGAGCAGGAGTTTGACCGCTGGGAATGGTGCGACCTCGATCAGGTGATCGAGCGCGTGGTGCATTTCAAACGCGACTCTTACCGCAGCGTGATTGGTGAACTGAAAACCCTTCTGGGAAAGGGCTGA
- a CDS encoding DUF5990 family protein, producing the protein MADASVTLRLTITDPVPGVAYSLQDKDNHPVEPQTAGDGPLSFDVALRLSEDGRWLGSFVRREGAQRRFVYIAIGTSAGDHTSEWTRRAKIDIHDMPDTLKAAARMGGVPEAVLPGRSKDGSPACATVRVREWRLV; encoded by the coding sequence ATGGCTGACGCCTCGGTAACCCTGCGTCTGACCATTACCGATCCCGTGCCGGGGGTAGCCTACAGTCTTCAGGATAAGGACAATCACCCGGTTGAACCGCAAACGGCGGGAGACGGACCGCTGTCCTTCGATGTGGCGCTGCGCCTCAGCGAAGACGGCCGCTGGCTGGGGTCGTTCGTGCGCCGCGAAGGCGCTCAGCGCCGTTTTGTCTATATCGCGATTGGCACCTCGGCAGGGGACCACACCAGTGAATGGACGCGCCGCGCTAAGATCGACATCCACGATATGCCTGACACCCTGAAAGCTGCGGCCCGCATGGGCGGAGTGCCCGAAGCCGTGCTGCCTGGTCGCAGCAAGGACGGGTCGCCGGCTTGCGCGACCGTGCGCGTGCGCGAATGGCGTCTGGTATGA
- a CDS encoding Panacea domain-containing protein, translating to MPGHSATAIANEFVRLNGGPLDQMKLQKLVYMAHGWNLALNQEPLVKDRIEAWDGGPVFRAIWDHIKFFGISGSGFLVDPFARNPITTNALTPNERAVIDHVWKKYKPYTGHMLSEMTHQRGTPWYNSYLSGRNTAISDEAIRDHYLELARLGREQATH from the coding sequence ATGCCCGGTCATTCAGCTACTGCTATTGCGAATGAGTTTGTGCGGTTAAATGGCGGTCCCCTTGACCAAATGAAGTTGCAAAAGCTCGTGTATATGGCTCACGGTTGGAACCTTGCCCTGAACCAAGAGCCACTGGTGAAGGATAGAATTGAAGCTTGGGATGGCGGCCCCGTGTTCCGAGCCATCTGGGACCACATTAAGTTCTTCGGTATCAGCGGCTCTGGGTTCCTTGTGGATCCGTTTGCGCGAAACCCCATAACGACAAACGCCCTCACACCAAATGAGCGCGCGGTGATCGATCACGTGTGGAAGAAGTACAAGCCCTACACTGGCCATATGCTTTCAGAGATGACCCACCAGCGTGGGACGCCTTGGTACAACTCCTATCTCAGCGGAAGAAATACAGCTATTTCCGATGAGGCGATCAGGGATCATTACCTAGAACTAGCAAGGCTTGGACGTGAGCAAGCCACCCATTGA
- a CDS encoding divergent polysaccharide deacetylase family protein, with protein MFAKPKLPSLSNSPLFRKSGGLMSRVKNIGPATLDILKKPYTAPLMALGLFIGGGALFLSLSDPEAGNPTIQIAAATTAAPKADAHAPDIATADDAASGLQAFTLDSLGLFKDASADQFNANGEAGPADGTAIITLPSDGAPVTVGSASKLPASPLAPAPIAGLSQNGPNGPLPAIATDGRVPASAYARPFKSNGKPMVSLIVGGLGLNPTTTKAAIEQLPAEVTLSFVPHAEGLQGWIDAARAQGHEVLIEIPMEPTNYPDTDPGPRTLLVGQRPDDMNASLNWLMARATGYFGVMNYQGSAYLRDKGSMTAFLNVMKARGLAFIDDGQARDVGGGWTRASADRVIDAQINSQSINAQLAAIEAQAKARGRALGSGFAYPVTLAVAIKWTQSLEQKGLQLAPASAIMRR; from the coding sequence ATGTTCGCCAAACCAAAGCTCCCGTCCCTGTCCAATTCCCCGCTGTTCCGCAAGAGCGGCGGGCTAATGAGCCGCGTCAAAAACATAGGCCCCGCCACGCTCGACATTCTGAAAAAGCCCTACACCGCGCCGTTGATGGCGCTGGGGCTGTTTATCGGCGGCGGCGCGCTGTTTTTGAGCCTGTCCGATCCGGAAGCCGGAAACCCGACTATTCAGATCGCGGCGGCGACCACCGCAGCCCCAAAAGCCGACGCCCACGCGCCCGACATAGCCACCGCCGATGACGCGGCCTCAGGGCTTCAGGCCTTCACGCTCGATTCTCTGGGCCTGTTCAAGGACGCCTCCGCCGATCAGTTCAACGCGAATGGCGAGGCCGGTCCTGCCGACGGCACAGCGATCATCACCCTGCCCAGCGACGGCGCGCCTGTAACGGTCGGCAGCGCCAGCAAACTGCCCGCCTCGCCTCTGGCCCCCGCCCCGATTGCCGGCCTGTCGCAAAATGGCCCCAACGGTCCGCTGCCCGCGATCGCCACGGACGGGCGCGTACCGGCCTCGGCCTACGCGCGCCCGTTCAAGTCGAATGGCAAGCCCATGGTGTCGCTGATCGTCGGTGGGCTGGGGCTGAACCCGACCACTACAAAGGCCGCCATCGAGCAACTGCCCGCCGAAGTCACCCTGTCCTTTGTGCCGCACGCGGAAGGGCTGCAAGGCTGGATCGACGCCGCCCGCGCGCAGGGCCATGAAGTGCTGATCGAAATCCCGATGGAGCCGACAAACTATCCCGACACCGATCCCGGCCCGCGCACGCTTTTGGTCGGTCAGCGTCCGGATGATATGAACGCCAGCCTCAACTGGCTCATGGCGCGCGCCACTGGCTATTTCGGCGTCATGAACTATCAGGGCAGCGCTTACTTGCGCGACAAAGGCTCTATGACGGCATTTCTCAATGTGATGAAGGCGCGCGGCTTGGCGTTTATTGACGACGGTCAGGCGCGCGATGTCGGTGGCGGCTGGACGCGCGCCTCGGCCGACCGTGTGATAGATGCCCAGATCAATTCGCAGAGTATCAATGCGCAGCTCGCGGCCATCGAAGCGCAGGCAAAGGCGCGCGGCCGCGCCCTGGGGTCGGGCTTTGCCTATCCAGTGACACTGGCCGTTGCGATCAAATGGACGCAGAGCCTGGAACAAAAAGGGCTTCAACTGGCCCCCGCTTCCGCTATTATGAGGCGATGA
- a CDS encoding sterol desaturase family protein — MLLATYLVTFGLFVLIFTREVIAPASGATCDKRWQILAGSINAASLGAIVLAGFLFDRTLSQVSLLDLKGQIDPFSGGALAFLASSFVAYWWHRLIHASDTLWRFVHQLHHAPRRIEALTAFYVHPVDALLAALLNAGIAYGLLGVSGLSLAISLILVSVFDLVAHADQRTPQWLGYIIQRPEMHRVHHQHGHHKQNYGLPLWDTLFGTFANPQTGPERCGFDDKRAARIKDMLLFRDVHKIR; from the coding sequence ATGCTGCTCGCCACCTATCTGGTGACTTTTGGACTGTTCGTCCTGATCTTCACCCGGGAAGTCATCGCGCCTGCATCAGGCGCAACCTGCGACAAGCGTTGGCAAATTCTGGCCGGAAGTATCAACGCAGCCAGCCTCGGCGCCATAGTGCTGGCAGGCTTTCTTTTCGACCGGACGTTGTCACAGGTCTCACTTCTCGATCTGAAAGGCCAGATTGATCCGTTCAGTGGCGGCGCTCTGGCGTTTCTGGCGTCCAGCTTCGTCGCCTACTGGTGGCATCGACTAATTCACGCTTCGGACACGCTGTGGCGCTTCGTGCATCAACTACACCACGCGCCTCGCCGCATCGAAGCCTTGACAGCCTTCTATGTCCATCCCGTCGACGCTTTACTGGCTGCCCTGCTTAATGCAGGGATTGCCTATGGTCTATTGGGCGTTAGCGGCTTGTCGCTCGCCATTTCGCTGATACTGGTCAGTGTGTTCGATCTCGTCGCCCACGCCGATCAACGAACGCCCCAGTGGCTGGGCTACATCATCCAGCGCCCAGAGATGCACCGTGTGCATCACCAGCATGGCCATCACAAACAAAATTATGGCCTGCCCTTGTGGGATACTCTGTTCGGCACCTTCGCCAATCCGCAGACCGGACCAGAACGCTGCGGTTTCGACGACAAGCGCGCGGCGCGCATCAAGGATATGCTTCTGTTCCGCGACGTACACAAGATCCGCTAA
- a CDS encoding ribonucleoside-diphosphate reductase subunit alpha — MSANDAAAKVQGATSVKGTLKVRPKERPEFKLIKTVVTDPSKDDKLTEFGKKTLDDRYLLAGETYQDMFARVATAYADDSEHAQRIYNYISNLWFMPATPVLSNGGAKRGLPISCFLNAVPDSLEGIVSVWNENVALASNGGGIGTYWGGVRSIGEKVKGAGQTSGIIPFIRVMDSLTLAISQGSLRRGSAAVYIDIFHPEIEEFLEIRKPSGDFNRKALNLHHGISITDEFMEAVRDGAQFGLRSPKNNEIIRYVDARALWQKILEIRMQTGEPYLIFADTVNRSMAPHQRELGLKVKQSNLCAEIMLHTGKDHLGHERTAVCCLSSVNAETFLEWRDEPRFIEDIMRFLDNVLEDFIQSAPDAMSAAIYSAQRERSVGLGLMGFHSFLQSQGVAFESAMAKSWNMRLFKHLRREADKASVKLAQERGPCLDAEERGVMERFSHKLAIAPTASISIICGGTSAGIEPIPANIYTHKTLSGSFAVKNPFLRALLAEKGIDTPETWDSIVEHEGSVQHIDALSEDEKAIFKTAFEIDQRWVVELAADRAPEICQSQSLNIFLPGDVDKWDLHMLHWTAWEQGVKSLYYLRSKSVQRAAFAGSEGKAAAVSMAASGKTDYEECLACQ, encoded by the coding sequence ATGTCGGCAAATGATGCGGCGGCGAAAGTTCAGGGTGCGACGTCTGTTAAGGGTACGCTCAAGGTGCGTCCCAAGGAGCGTCCGGAGTTCAAGCTGATCAAAACGGTCGTGACCGATCCGTCCAAGGACGACAAGCTTACCGAATTCGGCAAGAAGACATTGGACGACCGTTATCTGCTGGCCGGCGAAACCTACCAGGATATGTTCGCCCGCGTTGCCACGGCCTATGCCGACGACTCCGAGCACGCCCAGCGCATCTATAACTACATTTCGAACCTGTGGTTCATGCCGGCGACGCCGGTGCTTTCGAACGGGGGCGCCAAGCGCGGCCTGCCTATCTCCTGCTTCCTCAACGCTGTGCCCGATTCGCTCGAAGGCATTGTCAGCGTATGGAACGAAAACGTAGCGCTGGCCTCTAACGGCGGCGGCATTGGCACCTACTGGGGCGGCGTGCGCTCCATCGGTGAAAAGGTTAAGGGCGCGGGGCAAACCTCAGGCATCATCCCCTTCATCCGCGTGATGGACTCCCTGACGCTCGCCATTTCGCAGGGGTCCCTGCGCCGTGGTTCGGCAGCCGTCTATATCGACATCTTCCATCCGGAAATCGAAGAATTTCTCGAAATCCGCAAGCCGTCGGGCGATTTCAACCGTAAGGCGCTCAACCTGCACCACGGCATCTCGATCACTGATGAGTTCATGGAGGCCGTCCGCGACGGTGCGCAGTTCGGCCTGCGCTCGCCCAAGAACAACGAGATCATTCGTTATGTGGACGCGCGCGCCCTGTGGCAGAAGATCCTTGAAATCCGCATGCAGACGGGTGAGCCCTATCTGATCTTCGCCGACACGGTGAACCGTTCGATGGCGCCGCACCAGCGCGAGCTCGGCCTGAAGGTCAAGCAATCGAACCTGTGCGCCGAAATCATGCTGCATACAGGTAAGGACCACCTGGGCCATGAGCGTACGGCCGTGTGCTGCCTGTCCTCAGTCAATGCTGAAACCTTCCTCGAATGGCGCGACGAGCCGCGCTTCATCGAAGACATCATGCGCTTCCTCGACAACGTGCTGGAAGACTTCATCCAGTCGGCCCCGGACGCCATGTCGGCCGCCATCTATTCAGCGCAGCGTGAACGTTCGGTCGGTCTGGGCCTGATGGGCTTCCACTCCTTCCTGCAATCGCAAGGCGTGGCCTTCGAATCGGCCATGGCCAAGTCGTGGAATATGCGTCTGTTCAAGCATCTGCGTCGTGAAGCCGACAAGGCCTCGGTGAAGCTGGCTCAAGAGCGTGGGCCCTGCCTCGATGCTGAAGAGCGCGGCGTGATGGAACGCTTCTCGCACAAGCTGGCGATCGCCCCCACGGCATCGATTTCGATCATTTGTGGCGGCACCTCGGCGGGTATCGAGCCGATCCCGGCTAACATCTACACGCACAAGACGCTGTCTGGCTCGTTTGCGGTGAAAAACCCCTTCCTGCGCGCCCTCTTGGCCGAGAAGGGTATCGACACCCCGGAAACCTGGGACTCCATCGTCGAACATGAAGGCTCGGTCCAGCACATCGACGCCCTCAGCGAAGATGAAAAAGCCATCTTTAAGACCGCCTTCGAAATCGACCAGCGCTGGGTGGTTGAACTGGCCGCTGACCGTGCGCCGGAAATCTGCCAGTCGCAATCGCTCAACATCTTCCTTCCGGGCGATGTCGATAAGTGGGACCTGCACATGCTGCATTGGACGGCGTGGGAACAGGGCGTCAAGTCGCTCTACTATCTGCGCTCCAAATCCGTGCAGCGCGCCGCCTTCGCGGGTTCAGAAGGCAAGGCCGCCGCTGTGTCTATGGCCGCTTCGGGTAAGACCGACTACGAAGAGTGTCTGGCTTGCCAGTAA
- the panD gene encoding aspartate 1-decarboxylase: MRQLLRSKIHNAYVTEANLAYIGSITIDEDLMDAVGLWEGERVLVVSNTSGARLETYVITGERGSGKIAMNGAAAHLISESEQIIIMGFELTDVPIIPRVVLVDRQNRVDRYLSETPSTIL; the protein is encoded by the coding sequence ATGCGTCAGTTGCTGCGCTCCAAAATTCATAATGCCTACGTCACCGAAGCCAATCTGGCCTATATCGGGTCGATCACCATAGACGAGGACCTGATGGACGCCGTAGGCCTATGGGAAGGCGAGCGCGTGCTTGTGGTGTCCAACACATCAGGTGCTCGTTTGGAAACCTATGTCATCACCGGGGAGCGCGGCTCAGGCAAGATCGCTATGAACGGCGCCGCGGCGCATCTCATCAGCGAATCCGAGCAGATCATCATCATGGGATTTGAGCTGACCGACGTCCCGATTATCCCCAGAGTCGTGCTTGTCGATCGTCAGAATCGGGTTGACCGCTACCTAAGCGAAACCCCCTCGACGATTCTCTAA
- a CDS encoding DUF1428 domain-containing protein, protein MSYVDGFLIPVPKENRAAYKKMAETAAEVFKEYGALQVVECWGDDLPEGDEGVSFRNAARGKLSDSVVFSWVMWPSKDARDEANEKIMDDPRMQPSEDMPFDGAKLVYGGFQVLVEK, encoded by the coding sequence ATGTCCTATGTCGATGGATTTCTGATCCCGGTACCTAAAGAAAACCGCGCCGCCTACAAGAAGATGGCCGAAACCGCCGCCGAAGTGTTTAAGGAATATGGCGCGCTTCAGGTGGTTGAGTGCTGGGGTGACGACCTGCCCGAAGGGGATGAAGGCGTCTCCTTCCGCAATGCGGCGCGCGGCAAGCTGTCGGACAGCGTGGTCTTTTCGTGGGTGATGTGGCCGTCTAAAGACGCGCGCGACGAAGCCAATGAAAAGATCATGGACGACCCGCGGATGCAGCCCAGTGAAGACATGCCCTTTGACGGGGCCAAGCTGGTCTATGGCGGGTTTCAGGTGCTGGTCGAAAAATAG